In Desulfomonile tiedjei DSM 6799, a genomic segment contains:
- a CDS encoding sigma-54-dependent Fis family transcriptional regulator: MTEEPVMNESKKPNEPTKLDDFQIPYDGAQFNVLELSSRDEPEWSWERLHQSRQILDSLPMGIGLVVHGKLLFLNRRMAEILADTGESNLVGRDFLGFIPLGCQQLVAKSLRNALATSALTPVGETDFIRTNGKLITTHMIVRAIKFEEQDAVLALLSEISPLPAMPASTEVPWKEAADPLQENAHETTEAVRVLLERIDDLTQQCESLRRRGQLIGAIFDEAQDLVFSKDINLRYTFVNPAMQKLHGRSASEILGLSADDLMPGEAGKRVNAVDARVIAGETVEEVYTTPIHGIPLTFHGIRAPLRNPAGHIIGMFGIVRNITDNKGIRNPELSPAKRSYPSRVMKETLLQAQSVAASDGTVLLLGESGSGKDFMAKWIHDHSKRADGRFFSINCAAVSGELADSELFGHEAGAFTGARTAKKGLLQLAEGGTLLLNEIGEFSLPLQAKLLTFLDTKSFLRVGGEQIIHVNVRIMAATHRVLANEVAEGRFLAPLFYRLNVLKLDVPPLRERVEDIPIIAREIISSLAKEMQLKRVPEFDSSSLYALANYHWPGNVRELKNVVERALMLWKGGSLRIDTRSLDVIPEPWSHKVNLDADRSLHEVLDEVARALCVESVRRCNGSKTKAARMLGISRGVLYRSMKRTNMSRDFET; encoded by the coding sequence TTGACTGAGGAACCGGTGATGAACGAGAGTAAGAAGCCGAATGAACCGACAAAACTTGATGATTTCCAAATTCCATACGACGGAGCACAGTTTAACGTTCTTGAGTTATCATCGAGAGATGAACCGGAATGGTCGTGGGAGAGATTGCACCAATCCCGACAAATTTTGGATTCCTTGCCCATGGGAATCGGCTTGGTGGTTCACGGGAAATTATTGTTCTTAAATCGGCGAATGGCCGAAATCCTGGCTGATACTGGTGAATCCAATTTAGTCGGGCGAGACTTTCTTGGGTTCATCCCTCTGGGATGCCAGCAATTAGTGGCAAAATCTCTCAGAAACGCACTGGCTACATCCGCTTTGACTCCAGTGGGAGAAACGGATTTTATTCGGACCAATGGAAAACTCATTACAACGCACATGATCGTAAGGGCGATCAAGTTCGAGGAACAAGACGCAGTACTAGCCCTTCTTTCGGAGATTTCCCCCCTCCCTGCGATGCCTGCCTCCACGGAGGTTCCCTGGAAGGAAGCAGCAGATCCTCTTCAGGAAAATGCTCACGAAACGACTGAGGCGGTCAGAGTTCTGCTCGAGAGAATAGACGACCTTACTCAGCAGTGCGAGAGCTTGCGCAGAAGAGGACAACTCATTGGCGCAATCTTCGACGAAGCGCAGGATCTTGTCTTCAGCAAAGACATAAACCTCCGGTACACCTTTGTAAATCCTGCCATGCAGAAATTGCACGGACGCAGTGCGTCGGAGATTCTGGGGCTTTCTGCTGACGATCTGATGCCCGGAGAGGCCGGAAAACGTGTCAATGCCGTTGATGCCAGAGTGATTGCAGGTGAAACGGTCGAAGAGGTCTATACCACCCCCATACATGGAATCCCGCTGACTTTTCATGGGATCCGAGCACCGTTGAGGAATCCTGCAGGACACATCATTGGAATGTTCGGCATCGTCAGGAACATTACAGACAATAAAGGGATCAGAAACCCCGAACTGTCTCCTGCGAAACGCAGCTATCCTTCCCGGGTCATGAAAGAAACATTGCTACAGGCGCAATCTGTTGCTGCCTCGGACGGTACAGTGCTCCTCTTGGGTGAGAGTGGGAGCGGAAAAGACTTCATGGCTAAATGGATTCACGACCATTCCAAACGTGCGGACGGCCGTTTCTTTTCCATCAACTGCGCCGCCGTTTCCGGTGAACTTGCCGATTCCGAGTTGTTCGGTCATGAGGCAGGTGCCTTCACTGGAGCCCGTACGGCAAAAAAAGGTCTCCTGCAACTGGCTGAAGGCGGAACTTTGCTGCTCAACGAAATCGGCGAGTTTTCTCTGCCGCTCCAGGCAAAGCTTCTCACCTTCTTGGACACGAAATCCTTTCTCCGAGTGGGTGGAGAACAAATTATTCACGTCAATGTTCGCATTATGGCCGCAACGCACAGGGTGTTGGCGAACGAAGTTGCCGAGGGTCGTTTTCTTGCGCCCTTGTTCTACCGGCTGAATGTCCTCAAACTCGACGTTCCTCCATTGCGGGAACGAGTGGAGGATATACCGATCATCGCGCGAGAAATCATATCCTCACTGGCGAAAGAAATGCAGTTGAAGAGAGTGCCCGAATTTGACTCATCTTCTCTGTACGCTCTGGCGAATTATCATTGGCCCGGAAATGTCCGCGAGTTAAAGAATGTGGTCGAGCGTGCTCTCATGCTCTGGAAAGGGGGCAGCCTTCGCATAGATACGCGCTCCTTGGACGTGATTCCGGAACCGTGGTCCCATAAGGTGAATCTCGATGCCGACAGATCGCTTCATGAAGTCCTGGACGAAGTGGCCAGAGCCCTGTGTGTTGAATCCGTACGCAGATGCAATGGGAGCAAGACAAAGGCGGCTCGCATGTTGGGCATATCTCGCGGCGTCCTCTATCGCAGCATGAAACGGACGAATATGTCGCGCGATTTTGAAACATAA
- a CDS encoding gamma carbonic anhydrase family protein, which produces MPWYEFENKRPQVHYEAFVHPQAVLIGDVRIDAGCYIGAGAVLRGDIGFIQVGRGSNVQENCVLHTFPDKGTILHPETHIGHGAILHGCEICSNVLVGMGSILADDVKINSNCLIGARSFINSGVEIPPNNLVMGAPARIVSPITSDQLENMAEGRALYQELARRYLRSFHKIPDYRVR; this is translated from the coding sequence ATGCCGTGGTATGAATTTGAAAACAAACGTCCTCAAGTCCACTATGAGGCTTTTGTTCATCCTCAGGCAGTCCTCATAGGAGATGTGCGGATCGATGCAGGATGCTACATAGGTGCCGGAGCCGTTTTGCGGGGTGATATCGGCTTTATTCAGGTGGGACGCGGATCGAACGTCCAGGAAAATTGTGTGCTTCATACGTTTCCGGATAAGGGGACCATTCTTCATCCCGAAACTCACATAGGCCACGGAGCAATCCTTCACGGATGCGAGATTTGCTCCAACGTCCTTGTGGGGATGGGATCCATCCTCGCCGATGATGTCAAGATAAATTCCAATTGCTTGATTGGTGCCCGGAGCTTTATCAATTCCGGGGTGGAGATTCCACCCAATAACCTCGTGATGGGAGCACCGGCCAGAATCGTGAGTCCGATCACTTCCGATCAACTGGAAAACATGGCAGAGGGTAGGGCGCTTTATCAGGAGCTTGCTCGACGGTACCTTCGAAGTTTTCATAAAATACCCGATTACCGAGTCCGCTGA